From a single Lolium rigidum isolate FL_2022 chromosome 7, APGP_CSIRO_Lrig_0.1, whole genome shotgun sequence genomic region:
- the LOC124675991 gene encoding probable GTP-binding protein OBGC1, chloroplastic, with amino-acid sequence MAPAAVAAAFPFRLFSAEAARRGTKGARGKRSSARPVKSPPLPPAPSSAAVIGRGATTFTRLPLREAAPESAEVTLERFPTAPGDPGRRAPALPRGSVRLLGVEEEEEDDEEVDFGSRGATAVHRLPLRDAPVGSGRASIGQFDARAARKSLNGRAISRQIVEQLEDDNEEEGDEFVVTRLDIFEGGKGRKARAVPPEETGEEGGAVVFDPDYGVDSDDEEEEEEFGTAAIGTAEFDELEYDGEDDDEAEVLVYHPDDEDEEEVGVFEGSFQDNGGEEAEGEGEVKEKGVPAVMRCFDTARIYAKAGDGGNGVVAFRREKYVPHGGPSGGDGGRGGNVYVEVDGDMNSLLPFRKSLHYRAGRGSHGQGSQMAGAKGEDVVVKVPPGTMVRSAAGDIELLELMKPGQRALLLPGGRGGRGNAAFKTGTNKVPRIAEKGEKGPEMWLDLELKLVADVGIVGAPNAGKSTLLSVISAAKPTIANYPFTTLLPNLGVVSLDFDATMVVADLPGLLEGAHRGYGLGHEFLRHSERCSVLVHVVDGSGQQPEYEYEAVRLELELFSPILVDKPYIVVYNKMDLPEASKRWNTFREKLQAQGTEPYCISAINRQGTQDVVYAVYKVLQKERQRVKETEEWNNTQNLNHVADAIKRERSSAMNDFEIIHDKSTNTWNVVGAGIERFVQMTNWDYTESLKRFQQVLEACGVNKTLVKLGVKEGDTVVVGEMEMFWNEEPKRVASKTMNSRDDDAVRWPKFN; translated from the exons ATGgcgccggccgccgtcgccgcggcctTCCCCTTCCGCCTCTTCAGCGCCGAGGCCGCTCGCCGGGGCACGAAGGGCGCCCGGGGGAAGCGGAGCTCCGCCAGGCCCGTCAAGTCCCCTCCCCTTCCTCCCGCCCCGTCGTCCGCCGCTGTCATCGGCCGCGGAGCGACCACCTTCACCCGCCTCCCTCTCCGGGAGGCCGCCCCCGAATCCGCGGAGGTCACCCTAGAGCGGTTCCCCACCGCACCAGGGGACCCCGGACGCAGAGCCCCCGCATTGCCGCGCGGGAGTGTCCGGCTgttgggcgtggaggaggaggaggaggatgatgaagaGGTGGACTTCGGCAGCCGCGGGGCTACCGCTGTGCATCGTCTCCCTCTTCGAGACGCGCCAGTCGGCAGCGGGCGCGCCTCCATTGGACAGTTCGATGCGCGCGCGGCCAGGAAGAGCCTTAATGGTCGCGCCATTTCGCGGCAAATCGTCGAACAGCTTGAGgacgacaacgaggaggagggagatgaGTTCGTCGTCACCCGCTTGGACATCTTCGAGGGCGGTAAGGGAAGGAAAGCCCGGGCAGTTCCGCCCGAGGAGACCGGCGAGGAAGGTGGCGCCGTGGTGTTCGACCCAGACTAtggtgtcgacagcgacgacgaggaggaggaggaggaatttGGCACCGCAGCAATCGGCACTGCAGAATTCGATGAGCTGGAgtacgatggggaggacgacgatgaagcaGAAGTCTTGGTGTATCACCcagatgatgaggatgaagaggaggtcgGCGTGTTTGAAGGCAGCTTCCAGGACAATGGCGGCGAGGAAGCTGAAGGGGAAGGGGAGGTGAAGGAGAAGGGTGTGCCAGCCGTGATGCGGTGCTTCGACACGGCCAGGATATACGCCAAGGCCGGCGACGGCGGCAACGGCGTGGTGGCCTTCCGGCGCGAGAAGTATGTGCCGCACGGTGGGCCGTCAGGCGGCGACGGTGGCCGCGGGGGCAACGTCTATGTGGAGGTGGATGGGGACATGAATTCGCTGCTGCCATTCCGCAAGTCGCTGCACTACCGTGCCGGGCGTGGCTCGCACGGCCAGGGGTCACAGATGGCCGGGGCCAAGGGCGAGGACGTCGTGGTCAAGGTGCCGCCGGGAACGATGGTCCGGTCGGCCGCTGGCGATATAGAGCTCCTCGAGCTGATGAAGCCTGGGCAACGAGCATTGCTTCTCCCTGGTGGCCGTGGCGGCCGCGGCAATGCGGCGTTCAAGACGGGGACAAACAAGGTGCCCAGGATTGCAGAGAAGGGGGAGAAAGGTCCTGAAAT GTGGCTGGATTTGGAGCTAAAGTTGGTTGCTGATGTGGGAATTGTAGGAGCTCCAAATGCTGGAAAGAGCACTCTGTTGAGCGTTATTAGTGCTGCCAAGCCAACTATAGCGAACTACCCTTTCACAACATTGCTACCAAATCTTGGAGTAGTCTCATTAGATTTTGATGCTACAATGGTAGTTGCAGACCTTCCTGGCTTGCTAGAAGGTGCTCATCGTGGATATGGTTTGGGCCATGAGTTTTTAAGGCATAGTGAGAGATGTTCGGTCTTG GTGCATGTTGTTGATGGTTCAGGGCAACAACCAGAATACGAGTATGAGGCTGTTCGTTTGGAACTGGAATTATTTAGCCCAATTTTGGTTGACAAACCTTATATAGTGGTGTACAATAAGATGGATCTTCCAGAGGCTTCCAAGAGATGGAACACGTTCCGGGAAAAGCTACAGGCTCAAGGTACTGAGCCGTATTGCATTAGTGCAATAAACAGACAAGGAACGCAAGATGTTGTTTATGCTGTCTACAAGGTTCTACAGAAAGAGAGGCAAAGGGTGAAAGAAACAGAAG AATGGAATAACACTCAAAATCTGAATCACGTGGCTGATGCAATAAAAAGGGAAAGGAGTTCTGCCATGAATGATTTCGAGATTATTCATGACAAGAGCACAAATACATGGAATGTTGTTGGAGCTGGAATTGAACGATTTGTTCAGATGACCAATTGGGA CTATACGGAATCCTTGAAAAGATTTCAGCAAGTTTTAGAGGCATGCGGTGTCAACAAAACTCTTGTCAAACTTGGAGTCAAAGAGGGTGACACGGTAGTTGTCGGTGAG ATGGAAATGTTTTGGAACGAAGAGCCCAAAAGGGTCGCGTCAAAGACGATGAACTCAAGAGACGACGATGCTGTCAGATGGCCTAAGTTCAATTAG